The proteins below are encoded in one region of Flavobacterium nackdongense:
- a CDS encoding T9SS type A sorting domain-containing protein produces the protein MNNKYRHLLIVFLFGGTIIAQTTETFETETDNNTSFTDNSLVFSITSLAGGIFDIGNFTGTGWNGTAADNKYIDNSGTADIGIPVQFKIKSPVSTSFKLKSFYLFLSQSNLNAGSGSCTITGKLAGSTVFTATASTGFNSNPLVNNGFTFINLTTYGGTDNSNKSIDEFTITTTGTFEYVALDAMTWTNNALSVDQFDAAAFNYYPNPVKNTLNLRYSKEITSAKISNMLGQTISEKMINAKETEIEMSTLSKGTYILEIKSLDSSKTFKVIKE, from the coding sequence ATGAATAATAAATACAGACACCTATTAATAGTTTTTCTGTTTGGAGGAACCATTATCGCTCAAACGACGGAAACTTTCGAAACCGAAACGGATAATAACACTAGTTTTACAGATAATAGCTTAGTTTTTTCAATTACATCTCTTGCAGGCGGAATATTTGATATTGGAAATTTTACAGGAACAGGCTGGAATGGTACTGCAGCCGATAATAAATATATTGATAATTCAGGAACCGCAGATATTGGAATTCCTGTTCAATTTAAAATTAAAAGTCCAGTGTCAACTTCCTTCAAATTAAAATCTTTTTATTTATTTTTAAGTCAATCCAACTTAAATGCAGGATCCGGGTCTTGCACAATAACTGGAAAACTTGCAGGATCGACAGTTTTCACAGCGACCGCAAGTACTGGATTTAACTCGAATCCATTGGTAAATAATGGCTTTACATTTATAAATTTGACTACTTACGGAGGAACTGATAATTCAAATAAATCTATAGATGAGTTCACAATAACTACTACAGGTACATTTGAATATGTCGCGCTTGATGCTATGACTTGGACAAATAATGCTCTTAGTGTAGATCAATTTGATGCAGCTGCATTCAATTATTATCCAAATCCTGTAAAAAACACCCTGAATTTAAGGTATTCAAAAGAAATAACATCAGCTAAAATAAGTAATATGTTAGGTCAAACGATTTCTGAAAAAATGATAAATGCAAAAGAGACAGAAATTGAAATGTCAACTCTTTCAAAAGGAACATATATATTAGAAATAAAATCTTTGGATAGCTCGAAAACATTCAAAGTAATTAAGGAATAA